The proteins below are encoded in one region of Brassica napus cultivar Da-Ae unplaced genomic scaffold, Da-Ae ScsIHWf_125;HRSCAF=223, whole genome shotgun sequence:
- the LOC125596658 gene encoding protein RALF-like 4 produces the protein MGGVKLLFIFGLLILAMVAKSVKATYPLTKSCINGQGCIGDDDELESLMDSETNRRQLARGRRYIGYDALKKNNVPCNRRGRSYYDCKKRRRNNPYRRGCSAITHCYRYAK, from the coding sequence atggGTGGTGTCAAGTTGTTATTCATCTTTGGTCTATTGATCTTAGCTATGGTAGCTAAATCCGTCAAAGCGACCTACCCATTGACTAAATCTTGCATCAATGGACAAGGTTGCATCGGAGATGATGATGAACTTGAATCTCTAATGGATTCAGAGACAAACCGCCGTCAACTTGCTAGAGGACGTCGTTACATTGGCTATGACGCTCTCAAAAAGAACAATGTGCCTTGCAATAGACGTGGCCGATCTTACTACGATtgcaagaagaggagaaggaacaATCCTTACAGGCGTGGATGCAGTGCAATCACGCATTGCTATAGGTACGCTAAGTGA